Proteins encoded by one window of Yersinia massiliensis:
- the rplQ gene encoding 50S ribosomal protein L17 — MRHRKSGRQLNRNSSHRQAMFRNMAGSLVRHEIIKTTLPKAKELRRVVEPLITLAKTDSVANRRLAFARTRDNEIVAKLFNELGPRFASRAGGYTRILKCGFRAGDNAPMAYIELVDRAASQAEVVAAE, encoded by the coding sequence ATGCGCCATCGTAAGAGTGGTCGTCAACTGAACCGTAACAGCAGCCATCGCCAGGCTATGTTCCGTAACATGGCCGGCTCTTTGGTTCGTCATGAGATAATCAAGACGACCCTGCCGAAAGCGAAAGAGCTGCGTCGCGTTGTTGAGCCGCTGATTACTCTTGCCAAGACCGACAGCGTAGCTAATCGTCGTCTGGCATTCGCCCGTACTCGTGATAACGAGATCGTGGCAAAACTGTTTAACGAGCTAGGCCCGCGTTTCGCGAGCCGTGCCGGTGGTTACACTCGTATTCTGAAGTGTGGCTTCCGTGCAGGCGACAACGCACCGATGGCTTACATCGAGTTAGTTGATCGTGCTGCATCGCAAGCAGAAGTAGTTGCTGCAGAGTAA